CGCCGGCGACGAAGAGGAGAGATCATCCTTTATGCTTCTCCTGGCCGATCGAGTGAAATCCCCGTTCGCCATTTTCAGCAATACGAACATCGCCGGCGCCGATGTCATAGACCCATCCTGACAAGGTCAGCTCCTGGCGTGCCATCGCGCCAGCAACAGAAGGGTGTGTTCTGAGGTGCTGGATCTGCAGAAGAACATTTTCTTCCGTCAGGCGCTTCAGTCGCTCGCTTGGCTTCTCATCCTTAGGTGCGAGCGAATCCGCTACGCTCATGGCTGCATCCGCGTTTCGCATCCAGTTCTTCACGCTTGGTAAGGTCTCGAGGCTCGCCGGATCCAATAATGCTTTCATCGCGCCGCAGTCACTATGTCCACAAACCGCAATGTGGTTCACCTTAAGCGCAGCGACGGCGTATTCAATCACGGCGCTGACGCCGCCCATCATCTCGCCGTAAGCAGGAATAAGGTTGCCAATATTGCGCATGACAAAGAGCTCGCCGGGGCCGGACTGCGTAATCAACTCAGGATCAATCCGTGAATCCGCACAGGTAATAATCAGCGCTGCCGGCTTTTGCGGCTCGCTTTCCGCCTTGCGATAGGTCTCAGTTTGTTCGGGATAGACCTCGGCCTGAAACTGTCGAATCCCTTTCTTCAGCTTCTCAAGAACCTTATCCATTTGCTGCCTCCGCTAATTTCCAGATCGTTCCCTTGGTTATTGCTTCCACTTGATATTGCATCCAACAGCAAACCTTTGATTCGGATCCGGTCTTTTGTCTGCGATTACGGCATCAATTGCGGCTCTCAGATCCTTACCTGTGACCGGAATATCATTGCCGAAGTCTCCGCGTCGCGGCCTGCTGTCATCGAGTTGTCCACGATAGACAAGCTTCATCTCACCGTCAAAGAGAAACAGATCTGGCGTACAGGCAGCATCGTACTCGCGGGC
This portion of the Edaphobacter sp. 4G125 genome encodes:
- a CDS encoding carbonic anhydrase, coding for MDKVLEKLKKGIRQFQAEVYPEQTETYRKAESEPQKPAALIITCADSRIDPELITQSGPGELFVMRNIGNLIPAYGEMMGGVSAVIEYAVAALKVNHIAVCGHSDCGAMKALLDPASLETLPSVKNWMRNADAAMSVADSLAPKDEKPSERLKRLTEENVLLQIQHLRTHPSVAGAMARQELTLSGWVYDIGAGDVRIAENGERGFHSIGQEKHKG